The DNA segment CATATATATCGTGTGAGAAACCGAGTGATAATTTTAGTACTTGACCATTATTCTCTGCACGGTATCCTACACCTACTAGTTCCAACTCTTTTTTATATCCTACCGATACACCTGTTACCATGTTGTTGATAAGGGCACGATATAATCCATGCAATGAACGTGATGCTTTTGTATCATCTGGACGTGTTACTGTTAATTGTCCGTCCTCTACGTTTACTGCTATTCCTCCAGTTATGGTTTGAACCATTTCCCCTTTTGGTCCTTTTACCGATACTTCGTTATCTTTAACTGTTACTGTTACGCCTGCGGGGATAGCGATAGGCAATTTTCCAATTCTTGACATAATTTACCTCCTCTTTTTTAATATACGTAACACAACACTTCTCCGCCAACATTTAAGTTACGTGCCTCTTTATCGGTCATAACTCCTTTTGAAGTTGAAATAATTGCTATTCCTAAACCGTTAAGAACGCGTGGTAACTCTTTGTGTCCAGCGTATTTACGCAAACCGGGTGAAGATACTCTCTCCAACTTTTTGATTGCATTTACTTTATTCACGGGATCGTATTTCAAG comes from the Bacteroidales bacterium genome and includes:
- the rplF gene encoding 50S ribosomal protein L6 — encoded protein: MSRIGKLPIAIPAGVTVTVKDNEVSVKGPKGEMVQTITGGIAVNVEDGQLTVTRPDDTKASRSLHGLYRALINNMVTGVSVGYKKELELVGVGYRAENNGQVLKLSLGFSHDIYVKLPKEVKLETKSERNKNPLILLESCDKELLGLICAKIRTFRKPEPYKGKGIKFVGEYIRRKSGKSAGAK
- the rpsH gene encoding 30S ribosomal protein S8; protein product: MTDPIADYLTRLRNAIKAQHNVVEVPASNLKKEITKILFDKGYILNYKFVEEGPQGTIKIALKYDPVNKVNAIKKLERVSSPGLRKYAGHKELPRVLNGLGIAIISTSKGVMTDKEARNLNVGGEVLCYVY